The following is a genomic window from bacterium.
TTGCCACGGGTCAACTTACGATAGGTTGCATCTTCGTGCATCCTGCTAATAATTTCATCTCGAGTTAATCCACGTGGCAAAGGAAAATGTCCACGCACTTTTCCGTTTATTTGCAATACGTAATCTACCGTATCCTCCAACAGCCATTTTGGATCGGGTACCGGATACGAGCAATCGAAAAGATTTCCCGGTTCTCCCAACCGTTCCCAAATCTCACAAAAGAGATGCGGGGCAAGCGGTGCTGCCGCTAAGGCGAAATGCTTGAGGGATGCAGTGAACGCTCCAGCTTCCGATGGTTTCACCTCCCATGCATAGTATTCGTTCACACAAGTCATCAGCGCTGCGATTGCAGTATTAAACTTGAATTGAGAAACACCCCGATCTATGCACTCGGTCATACGATGGAGGGCGCGTTGGATCTTTTCCGGAATCGGTTCTTCTACGCTTGCGTTAACATCTGCCCGTAATGCCAACCGCCATATCCGGTTCACGACTCGCTCGATTCCTGTAATACCACCATCATTCCAATCGCCACCAATGGCATAATCGCCCATGAACATCAAGTACATCCGGAAGACATCAGAACCGTATTGTTCGATGAATGGCTCAGGATTCACGACATTCCCGCGCGACTTCGACAT
Proteins encoded in this region:
- a CDS encoding class I tRNA ligase family protein, with the translated sequence FPCAQNDQQPFDQEIVNRMLPVDTYIGGTEHTYGHLLYSRFDCHALYKAGLIGFKEPFKKLVHQGVITHNGSRMSKSRGNVVNPEPFIEQYGSDVFRMYLMFMGDYAIGGDWNDGGITGIERVVNRIWRLALRADVNASVEEPIPEKIQRALHRMTECIDRGVSQFKFNTAIAALMTCVNEYYAWEVKPSEAGAFTASLKHFALAAAPLAPHLFCEIWERLGEPGNLFDCSYPVPDPKWLLEDTVDYVLQINGKVRGHFPLPRGLTRDEIISRMHEDATYRKLTRGNTILKEVIVPDRLVNVVVR